In a genomic window of Helianthus annuus cultivar XRQ/B chromosome 10, HanXRQr2.0-SUNRISE, whole genome shotgun sequence:
- the LOC110886428 gene encoding hydroxyproline O-galactosyltransferase GALT2-like — translation MWRFNRSCSRSDCCANKNRSSMYKKLARHAYEIVGRISGRRSGNQSMVSGEELTKGDRIMFLPCGLAAGSSITVVGTPNYAHKEYVPHLARIKGCDPMVLVSQFKVELQGLKYVVAEDPPKILLLNPRLRGDWSHQPVIEHNTCYRMQWGWLRGVMVYHQKAMTTCLLMDFRDAKIGCVTMWWIQKSHEHHHGSKGL, via the exons ATGTGGAGATTCAACAGAAG TTGTTCTAGATCAGATTGCTGTGCCAACAAAAACAGAAGTTCTATGT ACAAAAAGCTTGCACGTCATGCTTATGAAATTGTTGGGCGGATCAGTGGAAGACGGTCGGGCAATCAGTCGATGGTTAGTGGTGAAGAACTAACTAAAGGGGATCGGATCATGTTTCTTCCCTGTGGTCTTGCTGCAGGGTCATCTATAACAGTGGTGGGAACTCCTAATTATGCTCATAAAGAGTATGTTCCTCATCTTGCAAGAATAAAGGGATGTGATCCGATGGTTTTGGTTTCGCAGTTTAAAGTTGAGTTGCAGGGGCTAAAATATGTGGTTGCGGAGGATCCGCCGAAAATTTTGCTTCTGAATCCTCGGTTGAGAGGTGATTGGAGCCATCAACCGGTTATTGAACACAATACGTGCTATAGAATGCAATGGGGGTGGCTCAGAGGTGTGATGGTTTACCATCAAAAGGCGATGACGACATGCTTG TTGATGGATTTCCGAGATGCGAAAATTGGATGCGTAACGATGTGGTGGATTCAAAAGAGTCACGAACATCATCATGGTTCAAAAGGTTTATAG